The Enterobacter asburiae sequence GCTGGCGTTGATACGGGCGACCGCATCCGTCTGGCGGGTGAAGGCGAAGCAGGCGAGCACGGCGCGCCGGCAGGCGATCTGTACGTTCAGGTACAGGTGAAACAGCACGCCATCTTCGAGCGTGAAGGCAACAACCTGTACTGTGAAGTGCCGATCAACTTCGCGATGGCGGCTCTCGGCGGTGAAATCGAAGTGCCGACGCTGGACGGTCGCGTCAATCTGAAAATCCCTGGCGAAACCCAGACCGGCAAGCTGTTCCGCATGCGCGGCAAAGGCGTGAAATCCGTTCGCGGTGGTGCTCAGGGCGACCTGCTGTGCCGCGTCGTCGTGGAAACGCCGGTTGGCCTGAACGACAAGCAGAAACAGCTGTTGAAAGAGCTTCAGGAGAGCTTTGGCGGCCCAACGGGTGAGAAAAACAGCCCGCGCTCCAAAAGCTTCTTTGATGGCGTCAAAAAATTCTTCGATGATTTGACCCGCTAGTTCGTTAGCTGGTGTTCATCTTCAAAAAGCCCGGAAGCGATTCCGGGCTTTTTTATTTGCCGATATTGATCGGTAAAACTGAGTCTATACTCAATATTAATCTGTTTTTGCCGAGCTATTTGGCTTGGTATTATGGTTTTATCGAGGTATTGTTGTAAAAGAGAGAACATAAATGAAATTACTACACCGTTTCTTTAGCAGTGAGGCGTCCGGTGGTGTGATCCTGATTATTGCCGCGGCGGCCGCGATGGGGCTGGCTAACCTGGGCATGACCCGCGATCTCTATCACGCATTTCTGGAAACTCCCGTCGAGCTGAAGGTCGGGGCGCTGGAAATTAACAAGAACATGCTGCTGTGGATCAACGATGCGCTGATGGCGGTGTTCTTCCTGTTGGTAGGACTGGAAGTTAAGCGCGAGCTGGTGCTCGGCTCGCTCGCCAGCCGCCAGCGCGCGGCGTTTCCGGTGATCGCTGCCATTGGCGGGATGGTCGTTCCGGCGCTGCTCTTTCTCGCATTTACCTGGCAGGATCCTGTCGCGCGTGACGGCTGGGCTATCCCGGCCGCAACGGATATCGCCTTTGCGCTCGGTGTCTTAGCCCTGCTCGGTAGCCGCGTTCCGGTTGCGCTGAAAATCTTCCTGATGGCGCTGGCGATTATTGATGACCTGGGCGCCATTGTGATTATCGCGCTGTTCTACACCAGCGATCTGTCGATCCTGTCCCTGAGCGTGGCCGCCGGGGCGATTGCAGTGCTGGCGCTGCTGAACATCTTCAATGTTCGCCGCATCGGTATCTATATTCTGGTGGGGATGGTGCTGTGGACGGCGGTGCTGAAATCCGGCGTGCACGCCACGCTGGCAGGCGTGATTGTCGGCTTCTTCGTGCCGCTTAAGCCGCAGGACGGAAAGTCTCCCGCTAAACAGCTGGAACACGTACTACATCCGTGGGTCGCCTTTATGATCCTGCCGCTGTTTGCGTTTGCCAACGCGGGCGTTTCCCTGCAGGGCGTTACGCTGGACGGGCTGACGTCTGTCCTGCCGCTGGGCATTATTGCCGGGCTGTTTATCGGTAAGCCGCTGGGGATCAGCCTCTTCTGCTGGCTGGCGCTGAAGATGAAGCTGGCGTCGTTGCCGAACGGTACAAGCTTTGGTCAGATTATGGCCGTCGGCGTGCTGTGCGGCATTGGATTTACCATGTCGATCTTTATCTCGACGCTGGCGTTTGGCGCAAACGCGCCTGAGCTCATCGTCTGGGCGAAGCTCGGCATTCTCATCGGGTCATTACTGGCCGCAGTGATTGGGTATACCTTGTTGAAGGTGAAGTTGTCCGGACAGGCCGTCCAGGCATAGCGGAACACCGGGAGGAGGCGATCCTTCTCCCGATACACACTCAGGGAGAGAAGACGCGATGTCTCATTTAAATTACAACCATCTGTACTACTTCTGGCACGTCTATAAACAGGGCTCGGTCGTGGGGGCCGCAGAGGCGCTTTACCTGACGCCGCAAACCATCACCGGGCAAATTAAAGCCCTGGAAGAACGTCTGCAGGGTAAGCTCTTCAAGCGAAAGGGCCGTGGGATTGAGCCGAGCGAGCTGGGTGAACTGGTTTTCCGCTATGCGGACAAAATGTTCACCCTGAGCCAGGAGATGCTGGATATCGTCAACTACCGCAAAGAGTCGAACCTGCTCTTTGACGTGGGCGTGGCGGATGCGCTCTCCAAACGGCTGGTAAGCGGCGTGCTGGATGCCGCTGTGGTAGAAGATGAACAAATCCACCTGCGCTGCTTTGAATCCACCCACGAGATGCTGCTGGAGCAGCTGAGCCAGCATAAGCTGGACATGATTATCTCGGACTGCCCCATCGACTCCACACAGCAGGAGGGGCTGTTCTCAGTGAAAATTGGCGAATGCGGCGTGAGCTTCTGGTGCATCAATCCGCCGCCGGAGAAACCTTTCCCGGCCTGTCTCGAAGAGCGTCGCCTGCTGGTGCCGGGAAGGCGTTCCATGCTGGGACGCAAGCTGCTGAACTGGTTTAACTCACAGGGGCTGAACGTGGAGATCCTCGGTGAGTTTGACGATGCTGCGCTGATGAAAGCCTTCGGCGAAGCGCATAATGCGATCTTCGTGGCACCAACGCTCTATGCGCACGATCTCTATTCAGACGATAAGATTACGGAGATTGGCAGGGTAGATAACGTGATGGAAGAGTACCACGCCATTTTCGCCGAAAGGATGATTCAGCATCCGGCGGTGCAGCGAATCTGCAACCGTGACTACTCGGCGCTATTTACGCCACCGGCGTTCTGAAGACATAAAAAAACCCGCGTTAAGCGGGTTCTTTAAACAAGCAACAACAAGTGGCGATTAAGCCAGTTTGTTGATCTGCGCGGTCAGGTTTGCTTTATGACGCGCTGCTTTGTTTTTGTGGATCAGACCTTTAGCAGCCTGACGATCCACGATTGGTTGCATTTCGTTAAATGCGTTCTGCGCTGCAGCTTTGTCGCCAGCTTCGATTGCTGCGTATACTTTCTTGATGAAAGTACGCATCATAGAGCGACGGCTTGCGTTGTGCTTACGAGCCTTTTCAGACTGAACGGCACGTTTCTTAGCTGATTTGATATTAGCCAAGTCCAACTCCCAAATATGTTCTATGTGGACAATTCAAAGGCCGAGGAATATGCCCTCTTTGCCTTCTTTTGTCAATGGATTTGTGCAAATAAGCGCCGTTAATTAGCGACGCTACGTTACGTAGTGATGGCGCAGGATTCTACCAGCTTGTCTTTCGTGAATACAGCCTTTCGGCGTAAAAATCGCAGTTCACGGGCAGATTTTTTCGCTGTGAAAGGTCAGCCTGATGAAATCATTACGGCTTTCTGTTTTGCGCGAACAATCGCCGGTTAACCTTAACCGCTGTACAAGGTATACTTTGGCGATTTTCACTGTTTTGAGCCAGACATGAAGCTGATACGCGGCATACATAATCTCAGCAGAGCCCCACACGGGTGCGTGCTGACTATTGGTAATTTCGACGGCGTGCATCGTGGTCATCAGGCGCTGTTGCAGGGATTGCGTAAAGAAGGGGAGGCCCGTGGCCTGCCCGTTGTGGTGATGATTTTCGAGCCACAGCCGCTGGAGCTGTTCGCGGGCGATAAATCTCCCGCCCGCCTCACTCGCCTGCGCGAAAAGTTGCGCTACCTGGCAGAGTCCGGCGTGGACTACGTATTGTGCGTGCGTTTTGATCGTCGCTTTGCCGCACTAACAGCACAAAATTTCGTCAGCGACCTGCTGGTTAAGCGTCTTGGCGTACAGTTTCTCGCCGTGGGGGATGATTTCCGCTTCGGCGCTGGTCGTCAGGGCGATTTCTTGCTATTACAGAAGGCTGGTCTGGAGTACGGTTTTGACGTCACCAGCGCGATGACCTTCTGTGAAGGCGGCGTGCGCGTCAGCAGCACGGCGGTGCGTCAGGCGCTGGCTAATGATGAACTGGAGACGGCAGAAACTCTGCTGGGACATCCATTTACCATCTCTGGCCGCGTGGTCCATGGCGACGCGCTGGGCCGCACGATAGGTTTCCCGACGGCGAATATACCGCTGCGTCGTCAGGTTTCCCCGGTTAAAGGGGTCTATGCGGTGGAAGTAGCAGGACTTGGCGATAAGCCGTTTTACGGCGTTGCCAACATTGGCACGCGTCCGACCGTTGCTGGTGTGCGTCAACAGCTAGAAGTGCACCTGCTGGACGTTGTAATGGACCTTTATGGTCGCCATATAGATGTGATACTGCGTAAAAAAATACGCAACGAGCAGCGATTTGCTTCGCTGGATGAACTTAAGGCGCAAATCGCGCGAGATGAATTGACGGCCCGCGAGTATTTTGGGCTATAGAACCGGCTTAACTGCCTACGTGATAAATACGGAACCGAGAATCTGATGAGTGACTATAAATCAACCCTGAATTTGCCGGAAACAGGGTTCCCTATGCGCGGCGATCTCGCCAAGCGCGAACCGGGAATGCTGGCGCGTTGGACCGATGATGACCTGTACGGCATCATTCGTGCAGCCAAAAAAGGCAAAAAATCCTTCATTCTGCATGATGGCCCTCCATATGCGAATGGCAGCATTCATATTGGTCACTCTGTAAACAAGATTCTGAAAGACATTATCGTGAAGTCCAAAGGACTCGCGGGATATGACTCGCCTTACGTTCCGGGCTGGGACTGCCACGGTCTGCCCATTGAGCTGAAAGTGGAGCAAGAGTTTGGCAAGCCTGGCGAGAAGTTTACCGCTGCAGAGTTCCGCGCGAAGTGCCGCGAATACGCTGCCACCCAGGTTGAAGGCCAGCGCGCTGACTTTATCCGTCTGGGCGTGCTGGGCGACTGGTCGCACCCGTACCTGACCATGGACTTCAAAACCGAAGCCAACATCATCCGTGCGCTGGGCAAAATCATCGGTAACGGTCACCTGCACAAAGGCGCGAAGCCGGTGCACTGGTGCGTGGACTGCCGCTCTGCGCTGGCAGAAGCGGAAGTGGAGTATTACGACAAAACTTCACCTTCTATCGATGTGGCCTTCGAAGCGGTCGATCAGGATGCCATTAAAGGTAAATTCGGTCTGCCTGGCGTTAGCGGCCCGATCTCTCTGGTGATCTGGACCACTACCCCATGGACGCTGCCAGCCAACCGTGCAATCTCGCTCTCCGGCGAGTTTGAATACGCGCTGGTGCAGATTGATGGCCGCGCGGTTATCCTGGCAAAAGATCTGGTTGAAAGCGTGCTGAAACGCGCGAATATCACCGACTACACCGTGCTGGGTACCGTAAAAGGCGACGCGCTGGAGCTGATGCGCTTCAAACACCCGTTCCTGGACTTCGACGTTCCGGCGATCCTGGGCGACCACGTGACGCTGGACGCGGGTACCGGTGCGGTACATACCGCCGGTGGCCACGGTCCTGACGACTACAACATCAGCCTGAAGTACGGTCTTGAAATCGCCAATCCGGTTGGCCCGGACGGTTCTTACCTGCCTGGCACCTATCCGGCGCTGGACGGCATCAACGTCTTCAAAGCGAACGACATTATCGTTGACATGCTGCGCACCAGCGGCGCGCTGCTGCACGTTGAGAAAATGCAGCACAGCTATCCGTGCTGCTGGCGTCACAAGACGCCAATCATCTTCCGTGCGACCCCGCAGTGGTTCGTTAGCATGGATCAGAAAGGCCTGCGCGAGCAGTCTCTGAAAGAGATCAAAGGCGTGCAGTGGATCCCGGACTGGGGCCAGGCGCGTATCGAATCCATGGTGGCTAACCGTCCTGACTGGTGTATCTCCCGTCAGCGTACCTGGGGCGTGCCGATGTCTCTGTTTGTACATAAAGAGACGCAGGAACTGCATCCGAACACCCTGGAACTGATGGAAGAAGTGGCGAAGCGCGTTGAAGTTGACGGCATTCAGGCGTGGTGGGATCTCGACGCCCGTGACATCCTGGGCGCGGACGCAGACAACTACGAGAAAGTGCCGGATACCCTGGACGTGTGGTTCGACTCCGGGTCTACTCACGCCTCCGTGGTCGATGTGCGTCCGGAGTTTGCCGGCCACGCTGCCGATATGTATCTGGAAGGCTCTGACCAACACCGCGGCTGGTTCATGTCATCTTTGATGATCTCCACCGCGATGAAGGGTAAAGCGCCTTACCGTCAGGTACTGACTCACGGCTTCACCGTGGATGGACAGGGCCGTAAGATGTCCAAATCCATCGGTAACACCGTTTCTCCGCAGGACGTGATGAACAAGCTGGGCGCGGATATCCTGCGCCTGTGGGTAGCCTCTACCGACTACACCGGCGAAATGGCTGTATCTGACGAGATCCTGAAGCGTGCTGCTGACAGCTATCGTCGTATCCGTAACACCGCGCGCTTCCTGCTGGCGAACCTGAACGGTTTTGATCCGGTGAAAGACATGGTGAAACCGGAAGAGATGGTCGTGCTGGACCGCTGGGCGGTAGGCTGCGCGAAAGCGGCGCAGGAAGACATCGTTAAGGCGTATGAGTCCTACGACTTCCACGAAGTGGTGCAGCGCCTGATGCGCTTCTGCTCCATCGAGATGGGCTCGTTCTACCTCGACATCATCAAAGACCGCCAGTACACCGCGAAGGCGGACAGCGTGGCGCGCCGTAGCTGCCAGTCCGCGCTGTTCCACATCGCAGAAGCGCTGGTGCGCTGGATGGCACCGATCATGTCCTTCACCGCAGATGAAATCTGGGGCTATCTGCCTGGCGACCGTGAGAAATATGTCTTCACCGGCGAGTGGTATGAAGGTCTGTTCGATCTCTCCAGCACCGAAGCAATGAACGATGCCTTCTGGGACGAGCTGCTGAAAGTGCGTGGCGAAGTGAACAAGGTGATCGAGCAGGCGCGTGCTGACAAGAAAGTTGGTGGCTCTCTGGAAGCGGCAGTGACTCTGTACGCCGAACCTGAGCTGGCGGCGAAGCTGACCGCGCTGGGCGATGAATTGCGATTTGTCCTGTTGACCTCCGGAGCAAAAGTTGCGGATTATGCCGAGGCTTCTGCTGATGCGCAGCAGAGCGAGCTGCTCAAAGGGCTGAAAGTCGCGCTGAGCAAAGCCGAAGGTGAGAAGTGCCCGCGCTGCTGGCATTACACTACCGATATCGGCCAGGTGGCGGAACACGCAGACATCTGCGGACGCTGTGTAAGCAACGTCGCCGGTGACGGCGAAAAACGTAAGTTTGCCTGATGAGTAAAACTCTCTGTTCAACAGGACTGCGCTGGCTGTGGCTGGTTGTGGTGGTGCTGATTATCGATCTGGGCAGCAAGTTCCTGATCCTCCAGAATTTTGCTCTGGGGGAGACGGTTTCGCTGTTCCCGTCGCTTAACCTGCACTATGCACGCAACTACGGCGCGGCGTTTAGCTTCCTTGCCGACAGCGGTGGCTGGCAGCGCTGGTTCTTTGCGGGTATCGCTCTCGGTATCTGCGTGGTGCTGGCCGTGCTGATGTACCGCTCAAAGGCCACGCAAAAGCTGAATAACATTGCCTACGCGCTGATCATTGGCGGCGCGCTCGGCAACCTGTTTGACCGCCTGTGGCACGGCTTTGTGGTCGATATGATCGACTTCTACGTCGGCGACTGGCACTTCGCGACCTTTAACCTGGCCGATACTGCAATTTGCATCGGTGCGGCGTTAATCGTGCTGGAAGGCTTCTTGCCTAAACCGGCCGCGAAAGAGCAGGCGTAACACACTCGCCCGGTGGTGTAATGCCACCGGGCAAAACAAGCGAGCAATTTGCATGTCTAAATCCGTACAGAGCAACAGCGCGGTTCTCGTTCACTTCACGCTGAAGCTGGATGACGGCTCCACCGCCGAATCCACCCGCAATAACGGCAAACCTGCCCTGTTTCGTCTCGGCGATACCTCCCTGTCTGAAGGTCTTGAGCAGCAGCTCCTGGGCCTGAAAGAGGGGGAGAAAAAAGCGTTCTCGCTGGAGCCGGATGCCGCGTTTGGCGTGCCAAGCCCGGACCTGATCCAGTATTTCTCGCGCCGCGAGTTTATGGACGCGGGCGAACCGGAAATCGGGGCGATTATGCTCTTTACCGCTATGGACGGCAGCGAAATGCCTGGCGTGATCCGCGAGATTAACGGCGACTCTATCACCGTTGACTTCAACCATCCGCTTGCCGGGCGTACCGTTCATTTTGATGTTGAAGTGCTGGAGATCGATCCGGCACTGGAGGCCTGAAATGCAGATCCTGTTGGCTAACCCGCGCGGCTTCTGCGCCGGTGTAGACCGCGCTATCAGCATTGTTGAAAACGCGCTGGAGATTTACGGCGCGCCAATTTACGTGCGTCACGAAGTGGTGCATAACCGATACGTGGTGGACAGCCTGCGCGAGCGCGGCGCTATTTTCATCGAGCAGATCAGCGAAGTGCCGGACGGTGCGATCCTGATCTTCTCCGCGCACGGCGTCTCTCAGGCGGTGCGTAACGAAGCGAAAAGCCGCGATTTAACCGTTTTCGACGCAACCTGCCCATTAGTGACGAAAGTGCATATGGAAGTGGCGCGCGCCAGCCGTCGCGGTGAAGAGTCGATTCTGATTGGCCATGCGGGTCATCCGGAAGTCGAAGGCACCATGGGCCAGTACAGCAATCCGGAAGGGGGAATGTATCTGGTTGAGTCGCCGGAAGATGTCTTTACGCTGAACGTGAAAAATGACGCCCGTCTGTCGTTTATGACCCAGACGACGCTCTCGGTTGATGATACCTCGGATGTGATTGACGCCCTGCGCCAGCGCTTCCCGAAAATCGTCGGGCCGCGTAAGGATGACATCTGCTACGCGACCACCAACCGTCAGGAAGCGGTGCGCGCGCTGGCTGAACAGGCGGACGTGGTGCTGGTGGTCGGCTCCAAAAACTCGTCTAACTCCAACCGTCTGGCCGAACTGGCGCAGCGCATGGGTAAAGCGGCGTTCCTGATCGACGACGCGGCGGACATCCAGGAAGCGTGGGTTAAAAATGCGGTCTGCGTTGGCGTTACCGCAGGCGCTTCCGCGCCGGATATCCTGGTGCAGAACGTGATAACCCGTCTGCAGGAGCTGGGCGGTGGCGAAGCGGTTCCGCTGGAAGGACGCGAAGAGAATATCGTCTTCGAAGTGCCGAAAGAGCTGCGTATCGACGCCCGCGAAGTGGAATAACCCCTAAACAGCGAAAAGGCCAGCATCTCATGTGCTGGCCTTTTTTTTGTCCCGTACTTTATCGTGACCACAAAATCATGTCTTTTACTGATATTTAAGTCGGTTTCACGTTAAATTCTAATTATTGGTGTTTTCAGTTGGCAGCCTCCGCGAAGGCTGGTTAATCTGAAAACGATTTACATCATTTTAACGTAAGAGAATAACTATGCATGATGCACAGATCCGTGTCGCCATTGCGGGCGCGGGTGGACGTATGGGCCGTCAGCTGATTCAGGCGGCACTTCAGATGGATGGCGTAGCGCTGGGCGCGGCGCTGGAGCGCGAAGGCTCATCGCTTTTGGGGGCCGACGCAGGTGAACTGGCGGGCGCAGGAAAGACGGGCGTTACCGTCCAGAGCAGCCTGGATGCGGTTAAAGATGACTTCGATGTGTTTATCGACTTTACCCGCCCGGAAGGTACGTTGACGCATCTGGCATTTTGCCGCCAGCACGGCAAGGGGATGGTGATCGGCACCACCGGTTTTGACGACGCGGGTAAACAGGCCATCCAGGACGCATCAAAAGAGATTGCGATTGTCTTCGCGGCGAACTTTAGCGTGGGCGTTAACGTCATGCTCAAGCTGCTGGAGAAAGCAGCGAAGGTCATGGGCGACTATACCGATATTGAAATTGTCGAAGCCCACCACCGCTACAAGGTTGATGCGCCGTCAGGCACGGCGCTTGCGATGGGCGAGGCGATTGCTCATGCACTCGATAAAGATTTAAAAGACTGCGCGGTCTATGCCCGCGAAGGTCACACCGGCGAACGCGTACCGGGCACTATTGGTTTCGCAACGGTACGTGCGGGTGACATCGTCGGCGAACATACGGCGATGTTCGCCGATATTGGTGAACGCGTGGAGATTACTCATAAAGCCTCAAGCCGCATGACCTTTGCCAACGGCGCGGTACGTTCCGCTTTGTGGCTTAAAAACAAGAAAGATGGACTTTTTGATATGCGAGATGTGCTGGATCTCAACAATTTGTAAGCATTATTACCCATCGTGATGTGGTTATTGCAGTCGTAATTGTTTGATTGCATAGGGCAATATTTTATTGCCCTTTTATTTTTGACTGTTTCAATATGAATCAGGCTATAAGCCTATAAAAATCTATCTATTGCTGCGTTTTAACGTTGCAGAAATGTAAATTTTGACCATTTGGTCCACTTTATAATGCTCCATCCTCTTATTTTTTATTAAACCAGGCGCGCAAGCGTTTTCCGCAGTGATTTACCTGATCTTTTTGTCGCTTAAGCCGCATTCCTCTCGCCAGGCCTGTAAAAGACTAAACAAAATATCCGTTTTAAGTTGACTTTTACCCACCAAATCTCCAGAATGCCGCCGTTTGCCAAAAATCCGCTGGCAACACATTTGCATTGATCCATGACACGGTTATGCATTAATATGCAAATAAAGTGAGTGAATATTCTCTGGAGGGTGTTTTGATTAAGTCAGCGCTATTGGTTCTGGAAGACGGAACCCAGTTTATCGGTCGGGCCATAGGGGCAACGGGTTCGGCGGTTGGGGAAGTCGTTTTCAATACTTCAATGACCGGTTATCAAGAAATCCTCACTGATCCTTCCTATTCTCGCCAAATCGTTACTCTTACTTATCCTCATATCGGCAATGTCGGCACCAACGCGGCTGACGAAGAATCTTCTCAGGTACATGCGCAAGGCCTGGTCATTCGCGACCTGCCGCTGATTGCCAGCAACTTCCGCAATACCGAAGACCTCTCTTCTTACCTGAAGCGCCATAACATCGTGGCGATTGCCGATATCGATACCCGTAAGTTAACGCGTCTGCTGCGCGAGAAGGGTGCGCAGAACGGCTGCATCATCGCCGGTGATAACCTCGATGCGACGCTGGCGCTGGAAAAAGCGAAAGCCTTCCCGGGCCTGAACGGCATGGACCTGGCGAAAGAAGTGACGACCGCGGAAGCCTACAGCTGGACGCAGGGTAGCTGGACGCTGGAAGGCGACCTGCCGGAAGCGAAAAAAGAGAGCGAGCTGCCGTTCCACGTGG is a genomic window containing:
- the ribF gene encoding bifunctional riboflavin kinase/FAD synthetase, which translates into the protein MKLIRGIHNLSRAPHGCVLTIGNFDGVHRGHQALLQGLRKEGEARGLPVVVMIFEPQPLELFAGDKSPARLTRLREKLRYLAESGVDYVLCVRFDRRFAALTAQNFVSDLLVKRLGVQFLAVGDDFRFGAGRQGDFLLLQKAGLEYGFDVTSAMTFCEGGVRVSSTAVRQALANDELETAETLLGHPFTISGRVVHGDALGRTIGFPTANIPLRRQVSPVKGVYAVEVAGLGDKPFYGVANIGTRPTVAGVRQQLEVHLLDVVMDLYGRHIDVILRKKIRNEQRFASLDELKAQIARDELTAREYFGL
- the ileS gene encoding isoleucine--tRNA ligase, with the translated sequence MSDYKSTLNLPETGFPMRGDLAKREPGMLARWTDDDLYGIIRAAKKGKKSFILHDGPPYANGSIHIGHSVNKILKDIIVKSKGLAGYDSPYVPGWDCHGLPIELKVEQEFGKPGEKFTAAEFRAKCREYAATQVEGQRADFIRLGVLGDWSHPYLTMDFKTEANIIRALGKIIGNGHLHKGAKPVHWCVDCRSALAEAEVEYYDKTSPSIDVAFEAVDQDAIKGKFGLPGVSGPISLVIWTTTPWTLPANRAISLSGEFEYALVQIDGRAVILAKDLVESVLKRANITDYTVLGTVKGDALELMRFKHPFLDFDVPAILGDHVTLDAGTGAVHTAGGHGPDDYNISLKYGLEIANPVGPDGSYLPGTYPALDGINVFKANDIIVDMLRTSGALLHVEKMQHSYPCCWRHKTPIIFRATPQWFVSMDQKGLREQSLKEIKGVQWIPDWGQARIESMVANRPDWCISRQRTWGVPMSLFVHKETQELHPNTLELMEEVAKRVEVDGIQAWWDLDARDILGADADNYEKVPDTLDVWFDSGSTHASVVDVRPEFAGHAADMYLEGSDQHRGWFMSSLMISTAMKGKAPYRQVLTHGFTVDGQGRKMSKSIGNTVSPQDVMNKLGADILRLWVASTDYTGEMAVSDEILKRAADSYRRIRNTARFLLANLNGFDPVKDMVKPEEMVVLDRWAVGCAKAAQEDIVKAYESYDFHEVVQRLMRFCSIEMGSFYLDIIKDRQYTAKADSVARRSCQSALFHIAEALVRWMAPIMSFTADEIWGYLPGDREKYVFTGEWYEGLFDLSSTEAMNDAFWDELLKVRGEVNKVIEQARADKKVGGSLEAAVTLYAEPELAAKLTALGDELRFVLLTSGAKVADYAEASADAQQSELLKGLKVALSKAEGEKCPRCWHYTTDIGQVAEHADICGRCVSNVAGDGEKRKFA
- the fkpB gene encoding FKBP-type peptidyl-prolyl cis-trans isomerase, with translation MSKSVQSNSAVLVHFTLKLDDGSTAESTRNNGKPALFRLGDTSLSEGLEQQLLGLKEGEKKAFSLEPDAAFGVPSPDLIQYFSRREFMDAGEPEIGAIMLFTAMDGSEMPGVIREINGDSITVDFNHPLAGRTVHFDVEVLEIDPALEA
- the dapB gene encoding 4-hydroxy-tetrahydrodipicolinate reductase — its product is MHDAQIRVAIAGAGGRMGRQLIQAALQMDGVALGAALEREGSSLLGADAGELAGAGKTGVTVQSSLDAVKDDFDVFIDFTRPEGTLTHLAFCRQHGKGMVIGTTGFDDAGKQAIQDASKEIAIVFAANFSVGVNVMLKLLEKAAKVMGDYTDIEIVEAHHRYKVDAPSGTALAMGEAIAHALDKDLKDCAVYAREGHTGERVPGTIGFATVRAGDIVGEHTAMFADIGERVEITHKASSRMTFANGAVRSALWLKNKKDGLFDMRDVLDLNNL
- the nhaR gene encoding transcriptional activator NhaR, producing MSHLNYNHLYYFWHVYKQGSVVGAAEALYLTPQTITGQIKALEERLQGKLFKRKGRGIEPSELGELVFRYADKMFTLSQEMLDIVNYRKESNLLFDVGVADALSKRLVSGVLDAAVVEDEQIHLRCFESTHEMLLEQLSQHKLDMIISDCPIDSTQQEGLFSVKIGECGVSFWCINPPPEKPFPACLEERRLLVPGRRSMLGRKLLNWFNSQGLNVEILGEFDDAALMKAFGEAHNAIFVAPTLYAHDLYSDDKITEIGRVDNVMEEYHAIFAERMIQHPAVQRICNRDYSALFTPPAF
- the rpsT gene encoding 30S ribosomal protein S20 — encoded protein: MANIKSAKKRAVQSEKARKHNASRRSMMRTFIKKVYAAIEAGDKAAAQNAFNEMQPIVDRQAAKGLIHKNKAARHKANLTAQINKLA
- the lspA gene encoding lipoprotein signal peptidase, producing MSKTLCSTGLRWLWLVVVVLIIDLGSKFLILQNFALGETVSLFPSLNLHYARNYGAAFSFLADSGGWQRWFFAGIALGICVVLAVLMYRSKATQKLNNIAYALIIGGALGNLFDRLWHGFVVDMIDFYVGDWHFATFNLADTAICIGAALIVLEGFLPKPAAKEQA
- the carA gene encoding glutamine-hydrolyzing carbamoyl-phosphate synthase small subunit, whose protein sequence is MIKSALLVLEDGTQFIGRAIGATGSAVGEVVFNTSMTGYQEILTDPSYSRQIVTLTYPHIGNVGTNAADEESSQVHAQGLVIRDLPLIASNFRNTEDLSSYLKRHNIVAIADIDTRKLTRLLREKGAQNGCIIAGDNLDATLALEKAKAFPGLNGMDLAKEVTTAEAYSWTQGSWTLEGDLPEAKKESELPFHVVAYDFGAKRNILRMLVDRGCRLTVVPAQTSAEDVLKMNPDGIFLSNGPGDPAPCDYAIAAIKSFLETDIPVFGICLGHQLLALASGANTVKMKFGHHGGNHPVKDIDNNTVMITAQNHGFAVDEASMPANLRVTHKSLFDGTLQGIHRTDKPAFSFQGHPEASPGPHDAAPLFDHFIELIEQYRKTAK
- the ispH gene encoding 4-hydroxy-3-methylbut-2-enyl diphosphate reductase → MQILLANPRGFCAGVDRAISIVENALEIYGAPIYVRHEVVHNRYVVDSLRERGAIFIEQISEVPDGAILIFSAHGVSQAVRNEAKSRDLTVFDATCPLVTKVHMEVARASRRGEESILIGHAGHPEVEGTMGQYSNPEGGMYLVESPEDVFTLNVKNDARLSFMTQTTLSVDDTSDVIDALRQRFPKIVGPRKDDICYATTNRQEAVRALAEQADVVLVVGSKNSSNSNRLAELAQRMGKAAFLIDDAADIQEAWVKNAVCVGVTAGASAPDILVQNVITRLQELGGGEAVPLEGREENIVFEVPKELRIDAREVE
- the nhaA gene encoding Na+/H+ antiporter NhaA: MKLLHRFFSSEASGGVILIIAAAAAMGLANLGMTRDLYHAFLETPVELKVGALEINKNMLLWINDALMAVFFLLVGLEVKRELVLGSLASRQRAAFPVIAAIGGMVVPALLFLAFTWQDPVARDGWAIPAATDIAFALGVLALLGSRVPVALKIFLMALAIIDDLGAIVIIALFYTSDLSILSLSVAAGAIAVLALLNIFNVRRIGIYILVGMVLWTAVLKSGVHATLAGVIVGFFVPLKPQDGKSPAKQLEHVLHPWVAFMILPLFAFANAGVSLQGVTLDGLTSVLPLGIIAGLFIGKPLGISLFCWLALKMKLASLPNGTSFGQIMAVGVLCGIGFTMSIFISTLAFGANAPELIVWAKLGILIGSLLAAVIGYTLLKVKLSGQAVQA